In Deltaproteobacteria bacterium, the genomic window TCCCTGCGCGAGACGCCCAGGGGCCCGAAGCATTCGAACAGGTCCTCGACCATGTGCTTCTCGCCGTCCCGGAACCGCACGGTCGGGGAGAGCAGCTTCTGGCGGAGCTCCTTCTCCCACTTCGGAACGCCGGCGATCACGAACGGGAGCGTCTGGCCCCACGGGCAGAAGTGCGACTCCGTGTGGGTGTGGAACGTCTCCGAGTTGATCACGTTGGGCTGGAAGAGGAAGTCGATCCCGGACGAAAGCAGCGCCGCGACGTGGCCGTGCGCGACCTGGATCGGGTAGCACGGCTCGGCCACGGTGCGCTCCAGCCCCTCGCGCGCGATCGCCTTGTCGGTCCGCGGCGACACCTTGATCCCGAAGCCCATGCGGGTCAGGACCCCCTTCCAGAAGGGGAACCGCTCGAAGAAGTACATGGCCCGCGGGAAGCCGACGGTCCCCCGCGCCCCCTTCGAAGGCGTGTCGGCGACCAGCCGGTCGAACCATTCGTTCCGCCGGGCGACGAGGTCCTCGATCACCGGCTTCGTATCGGTCCGCGCCGCCTTGCGGTACTTCTCGGAGCATTTGTCGCCCCAGTAGGTCCGGCTGTCGTCGATCCGTATCTCCTGCATGTCGCAGTAGTTGCTGCACCCCTTGCAGACGAACTCGCGGCGCTTGTAGTCGACCTTCGACAGGTCGAAACCGCAGAACTTCGTGGTGACCTGCGTGGCCCTCGCCTTGTCCCGGGCGAGGAGCCCCATCCCGATCGCGCCGATCACGCCATTGTGCGGAGGGACGATGATCTTTCGCCCGAGGACC contains:
- a CDS encoding CoA activase, encoding VAGLAYSVVMNYLNRVVRGRKIGETIYFQGRTAYNDAVAAAFSQVLGRKIIVPPHNGVIGAIGMGLLARDKARATQVTTKFCGFDLSKVDYKRREFVCKGCSNYCDMQEIRIDDSRTYWGDKCSEKYRKAARTDTKPVIEDLVARRNEWFDRLVADTPSKGARGTVGFPRAMYFFERFPFWKGVLTRMGFGIKVSPRTDKAIAREGLERTVAEPCYPIQVAHGHVAALLSSGIDFLFQPNVINSETFHTHTESHFCPWGQTLPFVIAGVPKWEKELRQKLLSPTVRFRDGEKHMVEDLFECFGPLGVSRREIREGIRDGYREQGRLGDFLHASGIEAIERVTRAGADAILLLGRPYNLYDRDVNLNIPTKLRDQYGGNVIPIDFLPVDDIDIRDVNDNMFWNYGRKIIAAAKWSRNHPKFHMIYITNFKCGPDSFVRHFITRASGSPYLTLQFDGHGNDAGYMTRCEAYLDSKGVLRPWAQQ